In Luteolibacter sp. Y139, a genomic segment contains:
- a CDS encoding Gfo/Idh/MocA family protein, which translates to MQNPIRVLCVGAGHMGRSHALAYHRIPGFEICGIVTRSADSRGKLNAELGGGYPEFADFHEALAATKPDAVSISTYPDTHGPYAEAAFDAGCHVFIEKPLAENVVAAEGIVAKAKSSGKKLVIGYILRHHPSWIKFIEMAQTLGKPLVMRMNLNQQSSGANWKTHQALMSSISPIVDCGVHYVDVMCQMTRSKPVRVSGIGARLTDALPEGKINYGALQVTFEDGSVGWYEAGWGPMMSEVAFFVKDVVGPKGCVSIVADKAAAEGQSSNVDAHTQTQSLRLHHSQLTPEGTFAKADESIRLDDEPDHDGLCHREQEYFLKAIHEDLDLTDHMEGALSSMRIVEAADESFRTGNTIAL; encoded by the coding sequence ATGCAGAATCCCATCCGCGTTCTTTGCGTCGGAGCTGGCCACATGGGCCGCTCGCACGCGCTTGCCTACCATCGCATTCCCGGCTTCGAGATCTGCGGAATCGTCACCCGCTCGGCGGACAGCCGCGGGAAACTGAATGCCGAGCTGGGCGGCGGCTACCCGGAATTCGCGGACTTCCACGAAGCCCTCGCCGCGACGAAGCCGGACGCCGTGAGCATCTCCACCTACCCGGACACCCACGGCCCTTATGCCGAGGCCGCCTTCGACGCCGGCTGCCACGTCTTCATCGAGAAGCCTTTGGCCGAGAACGTCGTGGCCGCGGAAGGCATCGTCGCCAAGGCCAAGTCGAGCGGGAAGAAACTCGTCATCGGCTACATCCTCCGCCACCACCCGAGCTGGATCAAATTCATCGAGATGGCGCAGACCCTCGGCAAGCCGCTGGTGATGCGCATGAACCTCAACCAGCAATCCAGCGGCGCGAATTGGAAGACTCACCAGGCGCTGATGTCCTCCATCTCACCGATCGTCGACTGCGGCGTGCACTACGTCGACGTCATGTGCCAAATGACCCGCTCCAAGCCGGTGCGAGTCTCCGGCATCGGCGCGCGGCTCACTGACGCGCTGCCCGAGGGAAAGATCAACTACGGCGCACTCCAGGTGACCTTCGAGGATGGCTCCGTCGGCTGGTATGAAGCCGGTTGGGGCCCGATGATGAGCGAGGTCGCCTTCTTCGTGAAGGACGTCGTCGGCCCGAAAGGCTGCGTCTCCATCGTCGCCGACAAGGCCGCCGCCGAAGGCCAGAGTTCCAACGTGGATGCCCACACCCAGACCCAATCCCTCCGCCTGCATCACTCGCAGCTCACCCCCGAAGGCACCTTCGCCAAGGCCGACGAATCGATCCGCCTCGACGACGAACCCGACCACGACGGCTTGTGCCACCGCGAGCAGGAGTATTTCCTCAAGGCAATCCACGAAGATCTCGATTTGACCGACCACATGGAAGGCGCACTTTCCTCGATGCGCATCGTCGAGGCCGCCGATGAAAGCTTCCGCACCGGCAACACCATTGCTCTCTAA
- a CDS encoding 3-keto-disaccharide hydrolase, translating into MKSIATLALLLPMAASAESKSFPLFNGTDLSGWKGEGYVVEDGAIVCTPQGRNLTTDLTFANYAFDFEFKLPPGGNNGIGINYPGEGDAAYTGIEVQVLDNTDPKYKDLKPYQFHGSLYTLLAAKKAPLKPVGEWNRERIIVNGDFVQVTVNGEVITEGDLSKLAAEHPDHQGVKRRSGHIAFLGHGDRVAFRGMTITEIAPVANDEGAKQGGFTKIFDGETLNGWQHTKADLEHWQPANGILKHDGKSSDLWSEKEYGDFMLAFDWRWSAPGPIMKRPIIGPDGKETGEQVEVQELDSGVYVRGNSKSQVNLWNWPCGSGEVYGYRTDKSQPADVIAGVTPKSKADKPLGEWNRTLITMKGDKLTVSINGKTVIEEATLPGVAAKGKIALQHHNAFIDFANIWIKEL; encoded by the coding sequence ATGAAATCCATCGCTACCCTCGCCCTGCTGCTTCCCATGGCAGCTTCCGCCGAATCGAAGTCCTTTCCCTTGTTCAATGGCACCGATCTTTCCGGCTGGAAGGGCGAGGGCTACGTCGTCGAGGACGGTGCCATCGTCTGCACCCCGCAGGGCCGGAACCTGACCACCGACCTGACCTTCGCGAACTACGCGTTCGACTTCGAGTTCAAGCTCCCGCCCGGCGGCAACAACGGCATCGGCATCAACTACCCCGGCGAAGGCGACGCCGCCTACACCGGCATCGAGGTCCAGGTGCTCGATAACACCGATCCGAAGTACAAGGACCTCAAGCCCTATCAATTCCACGGCTCACTCTACACCCTGCTCGCCGCGAAGAAGGCCCCGCTCAAGCCGGTCGGTGAATGGAACCGCGAACGTATCATCGTCAACGGCGACTTCGTCCAGGTGACCGTGAACGGTGAAGTGATCACGGAAGGCGATCTCTCGAAGCTGGCCGCAGAGCACCCGGATCATCAAGGCGTCAAACGCCGCTCCGGCCACATTGCCTTCCTCGGCCACGGAGACCGCGTCGCTTTCCGCGGCATGACCATCACCGAGATCGCCCCGGTCGCGAATGACGAAGGAGCAAAGCAGGGAGGCTTCACCAAGATCTTCGACGGCGAGACCCTCAACGGCTGGCAACACACCAAGGCCGACCTCGAGCACTGGCAGCCCGCCAATGGCATCCTCAAGCACGACGGCAAATCGAGCGACCTCTGGTCGGAGAAGGAATACGGCGACTTCATGCTCGCCTTCGACTGGCGCTGGTCCGCTCCCGGACCCATCATGAAGCGGCCAATCATCGGCCCCGATGGCAAGGAAACCGGCGAGCAGGTCGAGGTCCAGGAACTCGACAGCGGCGTCTACGTGCGCGGCAACTCGAAGAGCCAGGTGAACCTCTGGAACTGGCCCTGCGGCTCCGGCGAAGTCTACGGCTACCGCACCGACAAGTCCCAGCCCGCCGACGTCATCGCCGGCGTGACCCCCAAGTCCAAGGCCGACAAGCCGCTCGGTGAATGGAACCGCACCCTCATCACCATGAAGGGCGACAAGCTCACCGTCTCAATCAATGGCAAGACCGTCATCGAGGAAGCCACCCTCCCCGGCGTCGCAGCGAAGGGCAAGATCGCCCTCCAGCACCACAACGCCTTCATCGACTTCGCCAATATCTGGATCAAGGAGCTCTGA
- a CDS encoding mechanosensitive ion channel family protein, which produces MTRTVFSFLRLGLLVVLFAGSPAMAQLPSLKLSEDKVEAPQEETPADKRKRLKSWLDEWRGQVDVLDKGVAPPAGITPDEVASRRADLLLGIFTAENTIRSLDTADILKQSIAQAKEENAKWKSFDKPGPYSFVLHDELRRQQEGIATRMRAYESAVNMFERELGKRQDEIKKADEVVRRAQETADRAAPENVDAEVWRLESAKLKLRALSSAAAMLQHTSDNTRLRTASAEEEAALLKRKVAALGTETAFPQQDLDHLQHSTDERRKDIAKELNGIEKSQQGTIADRQTALAAVEALKATPNPTDADKAKLAAAVDRVQGLDNQLESLANRVEITGARLRFLSEYYEAQKSRKTLLTSQSAADRTEALAALQTQLARASAFDSLVDVRRNSALSAMQEQESRLTSLPPDSPLRPQIEQLLGTLRGDLDAVERFGQDISGLHLDIGRWLADSDQIAKSMTWGERLSGLGSRIAKQAKAVWNFVVYRYDDKTEVDGQVTTVRRGLTLGWLIGALLFFFVAYRAGSWLLKRAFKRLVGKGRVEQGQADTLRRWTRIAMGIVLALVTLNFLKIPLAAFAFLGGALAIGIGFGTQTLFKNFISGLIVLAERKVRVGDILEVDGVAGTVTSIDTRSSTVRSFDGVDMIMPNSVLLENKVISWTHDTPVVRRVVRVRVAYGSQLRMVSTILSECAAQHGVIMKTPEPQVVLEEFATDSLVFAIFFWIDLRAKTGGSVVASDLRFMIERRLSEAGIALASPQQSFQLHADKPLRVQMDAGEVEEVKPV; this is translated from the coding sequence GTGACACGGACCGTCTTTTCATTTCTCCGACTCGGGTTGCTGGTGGTGCTCTTTGCCGGCTCTCCGGCGATGGCCCAGCTGCCGTCGCTCAAGCTTTCCGAAGACAAGGTCGAGGCGCCGCAGGAGGAAACTCCGGCGGACAAGCGCAAGCGACTGAAGTCGTGGCTGGATGAATGGCGCGGGCAGGTGGACGTGCTCGACAAGGGGGTGGCGCCGCCGGCCGGGATCACGCCGGACGAAGTCGCAAGTCGGAGGGCCGATCTCCTGCTCGGGATTTTCACCGCGGAGAACACCATCCGCTCGCTCGATACCGCGGATATCCTCAAGCAGTCGATCGCCCAGGCGAAGGAGGAGAATGCAAAGTGGAAGAGCTTCGACAAGCCGGGCCCTTATTCCTTCGTCCTTCACGATGAACTGCGGCGGCAGCAGGAGGGCATCGCGACCCGAATGCGGGCCTATGAGTCGGCGGTGAACATGTTCGAGCGCGAGCTGGGCAAGCGCCAGGACGAGATCAAGAAGGCAGACGAAGTGGTGCGGCGGGCCCAGGAAACCGCCGATCGCGCCGCGCCGGAGAATGTGGATGCCGAGGTGTGGCGATTGGAGTCTGCCAAGCTGAAGCTGCGGGCCTTGAGCTCGGCGGCGGCGATGCTCCAGCACACGTCTGACAATACCCGCCTGCGCACCGCCTCGGCGGAAGAGGAAGCGGCGCTGCTGAAGCGGAAAGTCGCGGCACTCGGTACGGAAACCGCATTTCCGCAACAAGATCTCGATCATCTCCAGCACTCGACCGATGAGCGGCGCAAGGACATCGCCAAGGAACTCAATGGGATTGAGAAGTCACAGCAGGGCACGATCGCCGATCGGCAGACGGCGTTGGCCGCGGTGGAGGCCTTGAAAGCCACGCCGAATCCGACCGATGCTGACAAGGCCAAGTTGGCCGCTGCCGTGGACCGGGTGCAGGGTCTCGACAACCAGCTCGAGAGCCTTGCCAACCGGGTGGAGATCACGGGCGCGCGACTGCGTTTCCTCAGCGAGTACTACGAGGCACAGAAGTCCCGGAAGACGCTGCTAACATCCCAGTCCGCGGCGGACCGGACGGAAGCGCTGGCGGCGCTGCAGACGCAGCTCGCGCGGGCGAGCGCGTTTGATTCGCTGGTGGATGTCCGCCGCAATTCGGCGCTGTCGGCGATGCAGGAGCAGGAGTCCCGGCTGACTTCGCTCCCTCCGGATTCGCCGCTGCGACCGCAGATCGAGCAATTGTTAGGCACGCTGCGCGGCGACCTCGATGCGGTGGAGCGATTCGGCCAAGACATCTCCGGCCTGCACCTGGACATCGGCCGTTGGCTCGCGGACTCGGATCAGATCGCGAAGTCGATGACGTGGGGCGAGCGTCTCAGTGGCTTGGGCTCGCGGATCGCCAAGCAGGCGAAGGCGGTGTGGAATTTCGTGGTCTATCGCTATGACGACAAGACGGAGGTAGATGGTCAGGTCACGACGGTGAGGCGCGGGCTGACGCTCGGGTGGCTGATTGGGGCGCTGCTTTTTTTCTTCGTAGCTTATCGAGCGGGGTCGTGGCTGTTGAAGCGGGCCTTCAAGCGGTTGGTGGGCAAGGGCCGGGTGGAGCAGGGGCAGGCGGACACGCTGCGGCGGTGGACGCGGATCGCGATGGGAATCGTGCTCGCACTGGTGACGCTGAATTTCCTCAAGATCCCGCTGGCGGCGTTCGCATTCCTCGGCGGTGCGCTGGCAATCGGCATTGGCTTCGGCACGCAGACCTTGTTCAAGAATTTCATCAGCGGGCTGATTGTGTTGGCGGAGCGGAAGGTGCGCGTTGGGGATATCCTGGAGGTGGATGGGGTGGCGGGTACGGTGACGAGCATCGATACACGTTCGTCCACGGTGCGCTCGTTTGATGGGGTGGACATGATCATGCCGAACTCGGTTTTGTTAGAAAACAAGGTGATCAGCTGGACGCATGATACGCCCGTGGTGCGGCGGGTGGTGCGGGTGCGGGTGGCTTATGGGTCGCAACTGCGGATGGTCTCGACCATTCTCTCGGAATGCGCCGCGCAGCATGGGGTGATCATGAAAACCCCGGAGCCGCAGGTGGTGCTGGAAGAGTTCGCGACGGACTCGCTGGTGTTCGCGATCTTCTTCTGGATCGACCTGCGTGCGAAGACGGGTGGATCGGTCGTGGCGAGTGATTTGCGGTTTATGATCGAGCGGCGCTTGAGTGAGGCCGGGATCGCGTTGGCGAGTCCTCAGCAGAGTTTCCAGTTGCATGCGGACAAGCCGTTGCGGGTGCAGATGGATGCGGGGGAGGTGGAGGAAGTGAAGCCGGTCTGA
- a CDS encoding esterase/lipase family protein, giving the protein MKFKAIFIAAFAFASCAAPVSYHVVKTQIPPGDYHVSPLDAALRELEAGKASADAMEASGHFLESARLAGDKALAGEKGAVALYNHAVGRLVERLEGAKALPWGRTITVGSGPTARTLRGKLEPKAANVHREYYVVDTYDFRGKYTTVHATRAGVGAPLVVMADPNPNFRKTFDPPRVAMALTAVVRAEGKHGAVLELHDPLDEEHIAIAGRNPVLAANFSAPVSFVVATTRPDKLGLIRLLNPQKYSDTARLIRLQKYDPNRIPVLFVHGLQDTPATWVPMYHSLIQDPEIRKRYQFWAFSYPSGYPYPYSASLLRKELDGVNRVFPNHKKMVIIGHSMGSLISRLMVTNAGDKIWRDIFQKGPNEMHITGASRQLLEDSVIFESRRDISRAIFLSAPHRGSKYASNWIGRLGSRLVRIPTFLADARNAMASVLTVDNASLQLDRAPNSIDTLSPDNRFVKAVNKLPIAPNIPYHSIMGDRGKGGNKDKTPPVMSDGVVDYWSAHLDGAVSEKIVPSNHSSHQHPEGIAEVKRILKLHLQQGN; this is encoded by the coding sequence ATGAAATTCAAGGCCATCTTCATCGCTGCGTTCGCCTTTGCGTCGTGCGCTGCGCCGGTTTCCTACCATGTCGTAAAAACCCAGATCCCGCCGGGTGATTACCACGTCTCGCCGCTCGATGCGGCGTTGAGAGAACTTGAGGCGGGCAAGGCTTCCGCGGATGCGATGGAGGCGAGCGGGCATTTCCTCGAGTCAGCGAGGCTGGCCGGTGACAAGGCACTGGCCGGTGAAAAGGGTGCGGTGGCGCTCTACAATCATGCGGTTGGCCGTTTGGTCGAACGGTTGGAGGGAGCCAAGGCATTGCCGTGGGGCCGCACCATCACCGTCGGCAGCGGGCCCACTGCCCGCACCCTGCGTGGCAAGCTGGAGCCCAAGGCGGCGAACGTTCACCGCGAATACTACGTGGTGGATACCTATGACTTCCGCGGGAAATACACCACGGTGCATGCGACACGCGCCGGAGTGGGTGCGCCGCTGGTCGTGATGGCGGATCCGAATCCCAATTTCCGCAAGACCTTCGATCCGCCCCGCGTGGCCATGGCTCTGACCGCGGTGGTGCGCGCTGAGGGCAAGCACGGCGCGGTGCTGGAGCTCCACGATCCGCTCGACGAGGAACACATCGCGATCGCCGGGCGGAATCCGGTGCTGGCGGCGAACTTCAGCGCGCCGGTGAGCTTCGTGGTGGCGACCACGCGTCCTGACAAGCTCGGCCTGATCCGTCTGCTCAATCCGCAGAAGTATTCCGATACTGCGCGGCTGATCCGCCTTCAGAAGTACGATCCCAATCGTATTCCCGTGCTCTTTGTCCACGGCTTGCAGGATACGCCGGCGACGTGGGTGCCGATGTATCATTCGCTGATCCAGGATCCGGAGATCCGGAAACGATACCAGTTCTGGGCCTTCAGCTATCCCAGCGGCTACCCTTATCCCTATTCCGCGTCGCTGCTGCGGAAGGAGCTCGATGGCGTCAACCGGGTGTTCCCGAACCACAAGAAGATGGTCATCATCGGCCACAGCATGGGCAGCCTGATCAGCCGCCTGATGGTGACCAATGCCGGTGACAAGATCTGGCGCGACATTTTCCAGAAGGGCCCGAATGAGATGCACATCACGGGGGCCAGTCGCCAGTTGCTGGAGGATTCGGTCATCTTCGAGAGCCGTCGCGACATCAGCCGTGCGATCTTCCTGTCCGCTCCGCACCGGGGCTCGAAGTATGCGTCGAACTGGATCGGTCGTCTCGGTTCGCGGCTGGTGCGGATTCCCACCTTCCTCGCGGATGCCCGCAATGCGATGGCCTCGGTCCTGACGGTGGACAATGCTTCGCTGCAACTCGATCGCGCGCCGAACAGCATCGACACGCTTTCGCCGGACAATCGCTTCGTGAAGGCGGTGAACAAGCTGCCGATCGCGCCCAACATCCCGTATCACTCGATCATGGGTGATCGTGGCAAGGGCGGGAACAAGGACAAGACCCCGCCGGTGATGTCAGACGGTGTGGTGGACTACTGGAGCGCGCACCTTGATGGCGCGGTATCGGAAAAAATCGTGCCGTCCAATCACAGCTCGCACCAGCATCCGGAGGGCATCGCGGAGGTGAAGCGGATCCTGAAGCTTCATTTGCAGCAGGGCAACTGA